One genomic window of uncultured delta proteobacterium includes the following:
- a CDS encoding conserved hypothetical protein (Evidence 4 : Homologs of previously reported genes of unknown function), translating to MSRAIVDSQRGNFTFAFSLILQFIDVCPDALWGKKFGGWPIWQQVYHALNAINFFIAAPGAEPVDPLTTPEVASLNAQGDKPVTKAAMKKFAARMKAAADGYMDALTDAGMLEKAEGASLRMKRDTTHASIMALMVGHLLYHLGSCDAALRENGMKGVF from the coding sequence ATGTCGCGAGCCATTGTAGACAGCCAGCGTGGCAATTTTACGTTCGCCTTTTCCCTGATACTGCAATTCATCGACGTGTGCCCGGACGCGCTCTGGGGCAAAAAGTTCGGCGGCTGGCCCATCTGGCAGCAGGTGTACCACGCGCTGAACGCCATCAATTTTTTCATTGCCGCGCCCGGCGCGGAACCGGTCGACCCTCTGACAACCCCCGAGGTGGCGAGCCTTAACGCCCAGGGAGACAAACCCGTTACCAAGGCCGCGATGAAAAAATTCGCCGCCCGGATGAAAGCCGCCGCCGACGGGTATATGGACGCCCTGACCGACGCGGGCATGCTCGAAAAAGCCGAGGGCGCGTCCTTGCGCATGAAGCGCGATACCACGCACGCATCCATCATGGCCCTGATGGTCGGGCACTTGCTCTACCATCTCGGCAGCTGTGACGCGGCGTTACGCGAAAACGGCATGAAAGGGGTGTTTTAG
- a CDS encoding Prokaryotic dksA/traR C4-type zinc finger family protein encodes MTDEDKKRLQAIIIAETARLRQDVEGLKEVTKPVAPEDMDDITRMDAIVNKSVNDAALAAAKSRLAKLEYAGKRLDDPEFGYCAECGEAIPFQRLLAMPESTLCVDCAE; translated from the coding sequence ATGACAGACGAAGATAAAAAACGCCTCCAGGCAATCATTATCGCGGAAACGGCCCGGCTGCGCCAGGATGTCGAAGGGCTGAAAGAAGTCACGAAACCCGTTGCCCCCGAAGACATGGACGACATCACCCGCATGGACGCCATCGTCAACAAAAGCGTGAACGACGCGGCCCTTGCCGCGGCCAAGTCGCGTCTGGCAAAACTCGAATACGCGGGAAAACGCCTGGATGACCCGGAGTTCGGCTACTGTGCCGAATGCGGCGAAGCCATCCCCTTCCAGCGCCTGCTCGCCATGCCGGAATCGACCCTTTGCGTCGACTGCGCTGAATAG
- a CDS encoding putative hydrolase or acyltransferase of alpha/beta superfamily (Evidence 3 : Function proposed based on presence of conserved amino acid motif, structural feature or limited homology), which translates to MRLFSQLFFSLVLASGLLISAGAAHAAMSVKSVGGFHVGGKEVVLKGLPVEERVFSKGAPPMKMDPNGQFEAGQMYVQYVTLENPKAKYPLLLWHGGGLTGVTYEDTPDGRPGWQSFFLKAGHDVYTSDAVERGRASWAKYPEIWPTPPVFRPLSEVWVNFRFGPKYDENPAGRVAYPGQQFPVENLNQFAKQFVPRWTDSDPRIQAAYDSLISEKFPSGCVVLAHSQGGAFAINAALHNPDKVRAVILIEPSGAPDPDKTDLTPLKNIPFLMIWGDYIKGNDNIAGWNKNAVNTLYPKFKKALEAAGGSFTWIDLPDKGIKGNSHMLMMDKNSDAAAQVIQDWIAEKGLMR; encoded by the coding sequence ATGCGTTTATTCTCGCAACTGTTCTTCTCCCTTGTATTGGCATCCGGTCTGTTGATCTCGGCCGGCGCGGCGCATGCCGCCATGTCCGTCAAGTCCGTGGGCGGGTTCCATGTCGGCGGCAAGGAAGTGGTGCTCAAAGGTCTGCCGGTTGAGGAACGCGTTTTCAGCAAAGGCGCGCCGCCGATGAAAATGGACCCCAACGGGCAGTTTGAAGCGGGCCAGATGTACGTGCAGTATGTGACCCTGGAAAACCCCAAGGCCAAATACCCCCTGCTGCTGTGGCACGGCGGCGGCCTGACCGGCGTCACGTACGAGGACACGCCTGACGGCCGTCCCGGCTGGCAGAGCTTTTTCCTCAAGGCCGGGCACGATGTGTACACCAGCGACGCCGTGGAACGCGGGCGCGCCTCCTGGGCCAAGTACCCCGAAATTTGGCCCACCCCGCCGGTCTTCCGTCCCCTGTCCGAAGTATGGGTCAATTTCCGCTTCGGCCCCAAATACGATGAAAACCCCGCCGGCCGCGTGGCTTACCCCGGCCAGCAGTTCCCGGTGGAAAACCTGAACCAGTTCGCCAAGCAGTTCGTGCCGCGCTGGACGGATTCCGACCCGCGCATCCAGGCCGCTTACGACAGCCTGATCAGCGAAAAATTCCCCTCCGGCTGCGTGGTCCTGGCCCACAGCCAGGGCGGGGCGTTCGCCATCAACGCGGCGCTCCACAACCCCGACAAAGTCCGCGCGGTCATCCTGATCGAACCCAGCGGCGCGCCGGACCCGGACAAAACCGACCTTACCCCGCTGAAAAACATCCCCTTCCTGATGATCTGGGGCGACTACATCAAGGGCAACGACAATATCGCGGGCTGGAACAAGAACGCGGTCAACACCCTGTACCCCAAGTTCAAAAAAGCCCTGGAGGCCGCCGGCGGCTCCTTCACCTGGATCGACCTGCCGGACAAGGGCATCAAGGGCAACTCGCACATGCTGATGATGGATAAAAACTCCGATGCCGCGGCCCAGGTCATCCAGGACTGGATCGCGGAAAAGGGCCTGATGCGCTGA
- the cat gene encoding Succinyl-CoA:coenzyme A transferase — protein sequence MSNDRIRMQSLQSKVCSADEAAMLIKDGMYIGISGFTKFGDARAVPKALARRAKNGDKFCITLMTGASLGSDIDEDLGDLGITVRRLPYQGSPQLRKHINCGDVMYTDQHLSHTGEYIRCGHIHRPDIAIIDATYIDEKGGIVCTTSVGNNSAFALSADKIIVEINETHPVEMYGLHDIYVPEARPGRKPIPLVKPGDKIGTPAIQVDPSKIAAIVVHQMGDTPVKLTDADDETNAIAGHLIEFFKHEVKKGRMTNSLLPLQSGVGAVANAVLKGFESSPFSGLSMFTEVAQDTVIDLMLDAGKMDVVSTSALSLSQPYLDRVHREVNKLQGKLVLRPQEISNHPECIRRLGVIATNTALEFDIYGNVNSTHVLGTKMMNGIGGSGDFARNAAYTVFVTKSYAKGGALSSVVPMVTHHDHTEHDVDILITELGLADLRGLAPRERAKVIIENTVHPNFKEILSDYAKEAAAKGGHTPHILSKAFSLHERFEATGSMLPK from the coding sequence ATGAGTAACGACAGAATCCGTATGCAATCCCTGCAAAGCAAAGTCTGCTCCGCGGACGAAGCGGCCATGCTGATAAAGGACGGCATGTACATCGGCATTTCCGGCTTCACCAAGTTCGGCGATGCCCGCGCCGTGCCCAAGGCGCTCGCGCGCCGCGCGAAAAACGGCGACAAATTCTGTATCACGCTGATGACCGGCGCCTCCCTCGGCTCGGATATCGACGAGGACCTCGGCGATCTCGGCATCACCGTGCGCCGCCTGCCCTACCAGGGCTCCCCGCAGCTGCGCAAGCACATCAACTGCGGCGACGTCATGTATACGGACCAGCACCTGTCCCATACCGGGGAATATATCCGCTGCGGCCATATCCACAGGCCGGACATCGCCATCATCGACGCCACGTACATCGATGAAAAAGGCGGCATCGTGTGCACCACCTCGGTCGGCAACAACTCGGCCTTCGCGCTTTCCGCGGACAAGATCATCGTGGAAATCAACGAAACCCACCCGGTGGAAATGTACGGCCTGCACGATATCTACGTGCCCGAAGCCCGCCCCGGCAGAAAGCCCATCCCCCTGGTGAAGCCCGGCGACAAGATAGGCACCCCGGCCATTCAGGTGGACCCCTCCAAAATCGCGGCCATCGTCGTGCACCAGATGGGCGACACCCCCGTGAAACTGACGGACGCGGACGACGAAACCAACGCCATTGCCGGGCATTTGATCGAATTTTTCAAGCATGAGGTCAAAAAGGGCCGCATGACCAACAGTCTTCTGCCGCTCCAGTCGGGCGTTGGGGCCGTTGCCAACGCGGTATTGAAAGGGTTTGAATCCAGCCCGTTCAGCGGGCTCTCCATGTTCACGGAAGTGGCCCAGGACACGGTTATCGACCTCATGCTCGACGCGGGCAAGATGGACGTGGTTTCCACCTCCGCCCTGTCGTTAAGCCAGCCCTACCTGGACCGTGTGCACAGGGAAGTGAACAAACTGCAAGGCAAACTCGTGCTGCGGCCGCAGGAAATATCCAACCATCCGGAATGCATCCGGCGGCTCGGCGTCATCGCCACCAACACGGCCCTTGAGTTCGACATCTACGGCAACGTCAACTCCACCCATGTGCTGGGCACCAAAATGATGAACGGCATCGGCGGTTCCGGCGACTTCGCCCGCAACGCCGCGTACACCGTGTTCGTGACCAAGTCCTACGCCAAGGGCGGGGCGCTTTCCTCCGTGGTGCCCATGGTCACCCACCACGACCACACCGAACACGACGTGGACATCCTGATTACCGAGCTCGGCCTTGCCGACCTGCGCGGCCTTGCCCCGCGCGAACGGGCCAAAGTCATCATTGAAAACACCGTCCACCCCAACTTCAAGGAAATCCTCTCCGATTACGCCAAGGAAGCCGCGGCCAAGGGCGGGCATACCCCGCACATCCTTTCCAAAGCCTTCTCCCTGCACGAGCGGTTTGAGGCAACCGGCAGCATGCTGCCGAAGTAA
- a CDS encoding Periplasmic binding protein, translated as MFRSLFAGLLLLPLFVCATPSPVPAATRTVTDMRGKAVSVPVAPKRVVTISDGFVEAVMTHLGVVDTIVGIGSWGLKRDYKYQFATASGATYEHRGWNTMKFLHPWLDALPCVNSPQGNVLNFETLAKAEPDLVIVRVGDCTVRADAMEATEKTLATLEELGIPLVATFSPTCFGGTDMSTMKTEMQLLGEVFGQKEKAGKLADSLAAFETLIRERTADIPEDKKTRLLYFGLNPATRKEGGSGTVWGLDSPESYIVESVANAKNAYTGNGKGVPMSAEQIYALDPDVIVLPTSNGYHPPRELMEAPYYANLSELGAVKAKRVYAMPWTPMNCSRRLEYPLDMLIIAKAAYPDRFADINVHDAALRLYKELYGVDDATARGLAATQLLDWMLEGGF; from the coding sequence ATGTTCCGTTCCCTGTTCGCAGGCCTCCTGCTTTTGCCGCTTTTCGTTTGCGCAACGCCTTCTCCGGTACCGGCGGCAACGCGCACCGTCACCGACATGCGCGGGAAAGCCGTTTCCGTACCCGTCGCGCCCAAACGGGTTGTGACGATCAGCGACGGGTTTGTGGAAGCCGTCATGACGCACCTCGGCGTTGTTGATACCATCGTCGGCATCGGGTCCTGGGGGTTGAAACGCGATTACAAGTACCAGTTCGCGACCGCCTCGGGCGCGACTTACGAGCACAGAGGCTGGAACACCATGAAGTTCCTGCACCCCTGGCTGGATGCGTTGCCCTGCGTCAACTCGCCCCAGGGGAACGTCCTCAATTTCGAAACCCTGGCGAAAGCCGAACCCGACCTTGTGATCGTGCGCGTCGGGGACTGCACCGTGCGGGCTGATGCTATGGAAGCCACGGAAAAGACCCTCGCGACGCTTGAGGAGCTCGGCATTCCCCTGGTGGCGACCTTTTCCCCGACCTGTTTCGGGGGCACGGACATGAGCACCATGAAAACCGAGATGCAGCTCCTCGGCGAGGTGTTCGGGCAAAAGGAAAAGGCCGGGAAACTGGCGGACTCCCTGGCGGCGTTCGAGACGCTGATCCGCGAGCGCACGGCGGATATCCCCGAGGACAAAAAGACGCGCCTCCTGTATTTCGGCCTCAACCCCGCGACCCGGAAAGAGGGCGGCAGCGGCACGGTTTGGGGCCTGGACTCCCCGGAATCCTACATTGTCGAGAGCGTGGCCAACGCGAAAAACGCTTACACCGGCAACGGCAAAGGCGTTCCCATGAGCGCGGAGCAGATATACGCTCTGGACCCCGACGTGATCGTGCTGCCCACGTCCAACGGGTACCATCCGCCGCGCGAGCTCATGGAAGCCCCGTATTACGCCAATCTTTCCGAACTTGGGGCCGTCAAGGCCAAGCGGGTATACGCCATGCCCTGGACGCCCATGAACTGCTCCCGCCGCCTGGAATATCCCCTGGATATGCTCATCATCGCGAAAGCCGCCTATCCGGACAGGTTCGCGGACATCAACGTCCATGACGCCGCCCTGCGCCTGTACAAGGAGCTTTACGGCGTGGACGATGCAACGGCAAGGGGCCTCGCTGCCACGCAACTTCTGGACTGGATGCTCGAGGGCGGTTTTTAA
- a CDS encoding Peptidase, M24 family, whose translation MDKARYAKRREKLRVLMRAKGLDALLLTLDANRFYVSGFELQDHQVNESSGCVLVTANGTDWLCTDPRYDDAAKRLWDPSHIFIYGGDAAKSVNALVRDKVSGVVGFEESAMTVQFYKSFSEGLTLQPADGLVEQLRMIKEPEEIARMQASAALNHKLMEWLPGTLCVGKTEEEIAWSVEQYFRQNGAESLAFPCITAVGANAALPHAVPGKTAVTENSCVLVDVGCRLDDYCSDQTRTFWVGDKPTGVFMETITLVRTAQERAIEAIRPGVAASAVYAVAREFLEAAGVARNFTHGLGHGVGLQTHEGPSLNPRNETILQPGMVVTVEPGLYYPEWGGVRWEYMVLVTEEGRRIL comes from the coding sequence ATGGACAAGGCCCGTTACGCCAAACGCCGGGAAAAGCTGCGTGTTCTCATGCGCGCCAAAGGGCTTGACGCCCTGCTCCTCACGCTGGACGCCAACAGGTTTTACGTCAGCGGGTTCGAGCTGCAAGACCACCAGGTGAACGAAAGCTCCGGCTGCGTCCTGGTCACGGCGAACGGCACCGACTGGCTGTGCACCGACCCGCGCTACGACGACGCGGCCAAACGGTTGTGGGACCCCTCGCACATTTTCATATACGGCGGCGACGCGGCCAAAAGCGTCAACGCCCTTGTCCGGGACAAGGTTTCCGGCGTCGTGGGTTTTGAAGAAAGCGCCATGACCGTGCAGTTTTACAAAAGCTTTTCCGAAGGGCTGACGCTCCAGCCCGCCGACGGCCTTGTGGAACAACTGCGCATGATTAAGGAGCCGGAAGAAATCGCCCGCATGCAGGCTTCCGCCGCGCTGAACCACAAGTTGATGGAATGGCTGCCCGGCACCCTGTGCGTCGGCAAGACCGAGGAAGAGATAGCCTGGTCCGTGGAGCAGTATTTCCGGCAGAACGGCGCCGAATCCCTGGCGTTTCCCTGCATCACCGCCGTGGGGGCCAATGCGGCGCTCCCCCATGCCGTACCGGGCAAAACGGCCGTCACGGAAAACAGCTGCGTCCTCGTGGACGTGGGCTGCCGCCTGGACGACTACTGCTCGGACCAGACCCGCACCTTCTGGGTGGGGGACAAGCCTACCGGCGTTTTCATGGAAACCATCACCCTGGTGCGCACCGCCCAGGAGAGGGCCATCGAGGCCATCCGGCCCGGCGTCGCGGCCTCGGCGGTGTATGCCGTTGCCAGGGAGTTCCTGGAAGCCGCCGGGGTTGCCCGGAATTTCACCCACGGCCTGGGCCACGGCGTGGGCTTGCAGACCCATGAAGGGCCTTCGCTGAACCCGCGCAATGAGACGATTTTGCAGCCCGGCATGGTCGTGACCGTGGAGCCGGGGTTGTATTACCCCGAGTGGGGCGGCGTGCGCTGGGAATACATGGTGCTTGTGACGGAAGAAGGCCGCAGAATTTTGTAG
- the hmuU gene encoding Hemin transport system permease protein HmuU — MGIPFRAVCMALLGLLLLTALAVAMVAGAYDISLAEVWKSVAAHLTGNDAPDIPKVRDVIVWKIRMPRLLLAAVSGMALAVSGAAYQGCFRNPLVEPYILGVSSGAACGAALAILFPAALPPVPLSAFIFALLAVSITGLLATSRGVVPPVALVLAGIIVGALFSAGVGVMKYLAADTQLREITFWMMGGFHYASWPDTRLTAALVLPGIGCIWLLGWRLNVLSLGDEDARSLGVNPARLRRLLVVLATVCAAACVASAGIIGWVGLMAPHAARMLFGPDNRWVIPASALMGAVYLLVCDTLARTLTQAEIPVSIITAVLGAPYLLWLLRVKGRELYGN; from the coding sequence ATGGGAATTCCCTTCCGCGCCGTGTGCATGGCTCTCTTGGGGCTGCTGCTGCTGACGGCTCTGGCTGTGGCCATGGTGGCCGGGGCCTATGACATAAGCCTTGCGGAAGTATGGAAAAGCGTGGCCGCGCACCTTACGGGCAATGACGCGCCGGATATCCCCAAGGTCCGCGACGTGATCGTCTGGAAAATCCGCATGCCGCGTCTGTTGCTGGCCGCTGTTTCCGGCATGGCGCTCGCTGTTTCCGGCGCGGCCTACCAGGGGTGTTTCCGCAACCCGCTGGTGGAGCCCTACATCCTGGGCGTGTCGTCGGGCGCGGCCTGCGGCGCTGCGCTGGCCATCCTTTTCCCGGCCGCGTTGCCTCCCGTGCCCCTTTCCGCCTTTATTTTCGCGCTTTTGGCCGTGAGCATCACGGGACTTCTCGCCACCAGCCGGGGCGTGGTGCCGCCCGTGGCCCTGGTGCTAGCCGGCATCATCGTGGGCGCGCTGTTTTCCGCCGGGGTCGGCGTCATGAAGTACCTGGCGGCGGATACGCAACTGCGCGAGATCACGTTCTGGATGATGGGCGGGTTCCACTACGCCTCCTGGCCGGATACCAGACTGACCGCCGCCCTGGTTTTGCCGGGCATCGGGTGCATCTGGCTGCTCGGCTGGCGGCTCAACGTGCTCTCCCTCGGCGATGAGGACGCGCGGAGCCTCGGCGTGAATCCCGCGCGGCTGCGGCGCCTTCTGGTCGTTCTGGCCACCGTGTGCGCGGCCGCCTGCGTGGCTTCCGCCGGGATCATCGGCTGGGTGGGCCTCATGGCCCCGCATGCCGCGCGCATGCTGTTCGGGCCGGACAACCGCTGGGTCATCCCGGCGTCCGCGCTCATGGGCGCGGTCTATCTGCTGGTGTGCGACACCCTGGCGCGAACCCTGACCCAGGCGGAAATCCCGGTCAGCATCATCACCGCCGTCCTCGGCGCGCCGTATCTGCTCTGGCTCCTGCGCGTCAAAGGCAGGGAGTTGTATGGGAACTGA
- a CDS encoding putative Transcriptional regulator, RpiR family (Evidence 3 : Function proposed based on presence of conserved amino acid motif, structural feature or limited homology), which yields MSGDFYSKIREFTVTAKGARRKVVTFLLQKPEEAAFMTIEGLAEVSGVSAGMVSRTVREMGFDGFADMQNQIRQVVRRNISRSARLRRARQEGVSFRDTIRWELRNLAKLVKLNSEETVQKAANMLAKAPAVHVMGLRSSFAPAYSLVFGLGQIREYVYLMDLGFGLLAEQAKRLAAGELMVLISFPRYVRESLLMAQEAKTAGCQILAITDSFSSPLAMQADLALLAPFESSSYFNSTIAMYGITNALLVETAQALGERGVQELERLNAIEQRWKLLINSEDAWRPNLKDE from the coding sequence ATGAGTGGTGATTTTTATTCAAAAATCAGAGAGTTTACTGTCACCGCCAAGGGCGCGCGCAGAAAGGTCGTAACCTTCCTGCTGCAAAAGCCCGAGGAAGCCGCGTTCATGACCATCGAGGGCCTGGCCGAGGTCAGCGGCGTGAGCGCGGGCATGGTTTCGCGCACGGTGCGGGAAATGGGTTTTGACGGATTCGCGGACATGCAGAACCAGATCCGCCAGGTGGTGCGCAGAAATATCTCGCGCTCCGCCAGGCTCCGCCGGGCGCGCCAGGAAGGCGTTTCCTTCAGGGACACCATCCGCTGGGAACTGCGCAACCTCGCGAAACTCGTCAAGCTCAACTCTGAGGAAACCGTGCAAAAGGCCGCGAACATGCTGGCCAAAGCCCCGGCCGTCCACGTGATGGGCCTGCGCAGTTCTTTTGCCCCGGCCTATTCCCTGGTTTTCGGCCTCGGGCAGATCAGGGAGTACGTCTACCTGATGGACCTCGGGTTCGGCCTTCTGGCGGAGCAGGCAAAACGCCTGGCCGCCGGGGAACTGATGGTGCTCATATCCTTCCCCCGCTATGTGCGGGAAAGCCTGCTCATGGCCCAGGAGGCCAAGACCGCGGGCTGCCAAATCCTGGCCATCACCGACAGCTTCTCCTCGCCGCTTGCCATGCAGGCGGATCTTGCACTTCTTGCCCCGTTTGAAAGTTCGAGCTATTTCAATTCCACCATCGCCATGTATGGCATCACCAACGCGCTCCTGGTGGAAACGGCCCAGGCCCTCGGCGAAAGGGGCGTGCAGGAACTCGAGCGGCTCAATGCCATCGAGCAGCGCTGGAAGTTGCTGATAAACAGCGAAGACGCCTGGCGGCCCAACCTCAAGGACGAATAG
- the fecE gene encoding Fe(3+) dicitrate transport ATP-binding protein FecE yields the protein MGTDHSVTPHSGPYALSVENVRFRYGVKDVLRDISFAVPRGNICGLFGPNGSGKTTLFRCCLGLLAPQSGTILLEGHDVARLGIAHLARHMAYVPQEHKTGFPFLVREVVAMGRTPHMSGFFRLSKKDMAIVEKALDLVGITELANEPCTALSGGQRQLVSLARALAQEAPLMLLDEPTSALDFSNQMVVWQALRRIAGQGVTVLVCCHDPNHILWFCDEVAVLHQGRVAAAGKSRETLTAALLRMLYGTDIEVCAVDGRPLVRPAGGD from the coding sequence ATGGGAACTGACCACTCCGTCACGCCGCACAGCGGCCCTTACGCCCTTTCCGTGGAAAACGTCCGGTTCCGCTACGGCGTGAAGGACGTGTTGCGGGACATATCCTTTGCCGTGCCGCGCGGGAACATCTGCGGCCTGTTCGGCCCCAACGGGTCGGGCAAGACCACGCTGTTCCGCTGCTGCCTCGGTCTTCTTGCGCCGCAGAGCGGCACCATTCTGCTGGAAGGGCACGACGTCGCGCGCCTGGGCATCGCGCACCTGGCCCGGCACATGGCGTATGTGCCGCAGGAGCATAAAACGGGTTTTCCCTTTCTGGTCCGCGAAGTGGTGGCCATGGGCAGAACGCCGCACATGAGCGGGTTTTTCCGCCTGAGCAAAAAGGATATGGCCATTGTGGAAAAGGCCCTGGACCTCGTGGGCATAACGGAGCTCGCCAATGAGCCGTGCACGGCCCTTTCCGGCGGGCAGCGGCAGCTGGTAAGCCTCGCGCGGGCGCTGGCCCAGGAGGCGCCGCTCATGCTGCTGGACGAGCCGACCTCCGCCCTGGATTTCAGCAACCAGATGGTGGTGTGGCAGGCATTGCGGCGCATCGCCGGGCAGGGGGTCACGGTCCTGGTCTGCTGCCACGATCCCAACCATATTTTATGGTTTTGCGACGAAGTGGCGGTGCTGCACCAGGGGCGCGTCGCGGCCGCCGGTAAAAGCCGGGAAACCCTGACGGCGGCGCTCTTGCGCATGCTGTACGGGACGGATATCGAGGTCTGCGCCGTGGACGGCAGGCCGTTGGTGCGGCCGGCGGGAGGGGATTAA
- the hldD gene encoding ADP-L-glycero-D-manno-heptose-6-epimerase, protein MYIVTGGAGMIGSAMIWKLNALGITDILVVDHLGTSEKWKNLVNRAFTEYMPREIFLEKITRDALGYAIEGIFHMGACSSTTERDADYLFSNNTEYTKTLVRYALGKGIRIINASSAATYGNGAHGFDDNPEGLPRYKPLNAYGYSKHLVDLWAMREGVQDSFVSLKFFNVYGPNEYHKGDMRSVVAKAFLQVLETGRVRLFASDRAEYPDGGQMRDFIYVKDCADAMWWLMEHGNVNGLFNMGTGKARTWNDLARALFAGMGREERIEFIPLPEQLRGKYQYFTEAPMDRLALTGCPMPRHTLEDGVADYVRNYLTQDDPYL, encoded by the coding sequence ATGTATATTGTTACGGGCGGCGCCGGCATGATCGGCAGCGCCATGATCTGGAAATTGAACGCCCTGGGGATCACCGACATTCTTGTCGTGGATCATCTGGGCACGTCCGAGAAGTGGAAAAACCTGGTCAACCGCGCGTTTACGGAATACATGCCGCGCGAAATCTTCCTTGAAAAAATAACCAGAGATGCTCTCGGCTACGCCATAGAGGGCATTTTTCATATGGGCGCCTGTTCCTCCACCACGGAACGCGACGCGGACTACCTTTTCAGCAACAACACGGAATACACGAAAACCCTTGTCCGCTATGCGCTGGGCAAGGGAATCCGCATTATCAACGCCAGCTCCGCCGCCACATACGGCAACGGCGCCCACGGCTTTGACGACAATCCGGAAGGCCTGCCGCGCTATAAGCCGCTGAACGCGTACGGCTATTCCAAACACCTCGTGGACCTTTGGGCGATGCGCGAGGGGGTCCAGGATTCGTTCGTCAGCCTGAAATTTTTCAACGTATACGGCCCGAACGAATACCATAAGGGCGACATGCGCAGCGTGGTGGCCAAAGCCTTCCTCCAGGTCCTCGAAACCGGCCGCGTCCGGCTTTTCGCCTCGGACAGGGCGGAATACCCCGACGGCGGCCAGATGCGGGATTTCATCTACGTCAAGGATTGCGCGGATGCCATGTGGTGGCTGATGGAGCACGGGAACGTCAACGGACTGTTCAACATGGGCACCGGCAAGGCCAGAACCTGGAACGACCTTGCCCGCGCGTTGTTCGCCGGCATGGGCCGCGAAGAGCGTATCGAGTTCATTCCCCTGCCCGAACAGCTGCGCGGGAAATACCAGTATTTTACCGAAGCCCCCATGGATCGCCTGGCCCTGACGGGCTGCCCCATGCCGCGCCATACCCTGGAAGACGGCGTCGCGGATTATGTGAGGAACTATCTCACGCAAGACGATCCCTATCTGTAA
- a CDS encoding hypothetical protein (Evidence 5 : No homology to any previously reported sequences) has protein sequence MERSFADGKELHGHRYARFRGLAKVQMQCLLSAACQNMKKIALRIWERSNGPCGPGFSRSQTTLSRLFSHLWRICSAPKSAVPA, from the coding sequence GTGGAGCGGAGCTTTGCCGACGGCAAGGAATTACATGGGCATCGCTACGCCCGCTTCCGAGGCCTTGCGAAGGTCCAGATGCAATGCCTCTTGTCCGCCGCCTGCCAGAACATGAAGAAAATAGCCCTGCGCATCTGGGAGCGGTCAAACGGCCCTTGCGGCCCAGGCTTTTCCCGCTCCCAAACGACACTTTCCCGCTTGTTTTCCCATCTTTGGAGAATTTGCTCCGCTCCAAAATCCGCAGTGCCCGCATAA
- a CDS encoding conserved hypothetical protein (Evidence 4 : Homologs of previously reported genes of unknown function): protein MATVTGKYLGGLRVEAKHEQSGTTLITDAPCDNHGLGQSFSPTDLCAMSLGACALTIMGIFAQAHGLDIDGTTFDVTKTMSPNAPRRIAKIEVTYHFPAKGYTDKDKKSLERAALTCPVHHSLGPDVEQVINFMW, encoded by the coding sequence ATGGCCACAGTTACCGGCAAATACCTTGGCGGCCTCCGGGTGGAGGCGAAACACGAACAGAGCGGCACCACGCTCATCACCGACGCCCCTTGCGACAACCACGGCCTGGGCCAGTCCTTCTCGCCCACGGACCTTTGCGCCATGTCCCTCGGCGCGTGCGCGCTGACCATCATGGGCATTTTCGCGCAGGCCCACGGCCTGGATATTGACGGCACGACCTTTGACGTGACCAAGACCATGAGCCCCAACGCGCCCCGGCGCATCGCCAAGATAGAGGTCACCTACCATTTCCCGGCCAAGGGCTATACCGACAAGGATAAAAAGTCCCTGGAGCGCGCGGCCCTCACCTGCCCCGTGCACCACAGCCTCGGGCCGGATGTGGAGCAGGTCATCAATTTCATGTGGTAG